From one Gallionella capsiferriformans ES-2 genomic stretch:
- a CDS encoding ammonium transporter — protein MENLQTSNDVLFILLGAIMVLAMHAGFAFLELGTVRKKNQVNALVKILTDFSVSTLAYFFIGYLIAYGAHFFTGAEQLVQKSGYELVKFFFLLTFAAAIPAIVSGGIAERAKFNPQMAATFMLVGFVYPFFEGIAWNHRFGIQDWLHATFGAEFHDFAGSVVVHAVGGWIGLAAVLLLGARRGRYNKEGRISAHPPSSIPFLALGAWILTVGWFGFNVMSAQTINNISGLVAVNSLMAMVGGTLAALWAGKNDPGFVHNGPLAGLVAVCAGSDLMHPLGALVVGAVAGGLFVVMFTLTQNRWKIDDVLGVWPLHGLCGAWGGIAAGIFGLKAFGGIGGVSFMSQLIGTLMGVGIAFAGGYLVYGALKRFVGIRLDAEEEFNGADLSIHKITATPERESGW, from the coding sequence ATGGAAAATTTACAAACCAGTAACGATGTCCTTTTTATTTTACTCGGGGCGATCATGGTGCTTGCGATGCATGCCGGATTCGCTTTTCTTGAATTGGGCACGGTGCGCAAGAAGAATCAGGTTAATGCGCTGGTCAAGATACTGACGGATTTTTCCGTATCCACCTTAGCCTATTTTTTCATCGGTTACCTGATCGCTTATGGTGCACATTTCTTTACCGGTGCCGAACAGCTGGTTCAAAAAAGTGGCTATGAACTGGTTAAATTCTTCTTTCTGCTGACGTTCGCAGCGGCCATTCCGGCGATCGTGTCGGGCGGAATTGCAGAACGGGCTAAATTTAACCCGCAGATGGCGGCCACTTTTATGCTGGTGGGCTTCGTGTATCCGTTTTTTGAAGGCATCGCCTGGAATCACCGCTTCGGCATTCAGGACTGGTTGCATGCGACCTTTGGCGCTGAGTTTCACGATTTCGCAGGTTCTGTGGTGGTGCATGCTGTGGGCGGGTGGATCGGCCTTGCTGCCGTGCTGCTGCTTGGCGCGCGTCGCGGTCGCTACAACAAGGAAGGGCGCATCTCCGCACATCCACCCTCGAGTATTCCTTTTCTCGCGCTGGGTGCCTGGATACTCACGGTGGGCTGGTTCGGTTTTAACGTGATGTCGGCGCAAACGATCAACAATATCAGCGGTCTGGTTGCGGTTAATTCACTGATGGCGATGGTCGGCGGTACGTTAGCTGCATTATGGGCCGGTAAGAACGATCCGGGCTTCGTGCATAACGGCCCGTTAGCGGGTCTCGTTGCCGTGTGTGCCGGTTCCGACTTGATGCACCCTCTTGGTGCATTGGTGGTGGGGGCAGTGGCGGGCGGCTTGTTTGTGGTGATGTTTACCCTGACGCAAAACCGCTGGAAAATTGACGATGTGCTGGGTGTCTGGCCATTGCACGGTTTGTGCGGTGCATGGGGCGGTATCGCCGCAGGCATTTTCGGCCTGAAAGCGTTCGGCGGCATTGGGGGCGTCAGCTTCATGTCCCAGTTAATCGGCACGCTGATGGGCGTTGGCATCGCTTTTGCTGGCGGCTATCTGGTCTACGGAGCACTAAAGAGGTTTGTCGGGATTCGTCTCGACGCCGAAGAAGAATTTAACGGCGCCGACTTGAGCATCCATAAAATCACCGCAACTCCGGAGCGCGAATCCGGCTGGTAG